The sequence below is a genomic window from Gammaproteobacteria bacterium.
GCTTATGTAACTGAAATTTGGGACACTAAGGATGACCACGACAATTCGTTAAAAGTGGAGGGCGTGAAAGAGCTAATAATGAAAGCAATGCCAATAATAGACGGACAACCAACGAAAGGACAAGAACTAGAAATTTTAGGAGGGGCAGGATTGTGAAAACCTGCCAGCCGCTAACATTGGGTTGGCTATAGAAGGGCTTGACGTTGTTATCTTAGGCTGTATTTCGCTATCAGCTTCTGTTCCGGCTTGAAGTTTTTCAATTTAGCTATTAGTTGTTATCTTCAACTTTAGTTTTTCAATCGGCTTCGGTTACGGGCGGACGAATTACAGATCCCCTGCCATCGCCAAGCCCCACCGTTAGCGGTCATTGTAAAAACGACTGCCCGGCAATTGACAACTAGACCAATGAAAGTAATAAGAGTAACAAAAGACGATATTGCGATCGTTGACTTCATAGTTGCGAATCTTATTGACAATACAGAAGAACGAACATCAACAAATTATTTACAACAACTACTGGCAGACGACAGGAGTTATTTGTTTGCGGCGCTTCTTGACAAGGAGGTTGTTGGCTATGCACTTGCTTACCGATTCCCTTCATTATACGTATCGGACTACTTAGCGTATTTATACGACATTGAAGTATTGGCAACATATAGAAGAAAAGGGGCAGGAAGACTTTTAATGAAAACATTGCTTACACATTTAAAATCTGATGGAGTAAGCGAACTTTGGCTTGGCACGGCAACAGACAATGTTGAAGGGCAGGCATTGTTTACCTCGACAGGTGGAATTAAGTAAAATGAAACTTTTAACGATTTTACTTACGAATTGACATAGCTGGGTATTGAAATAAAAAATTAAAGACAGAAAACAACGAACCGCTAACAGCGAGGTTTTGCGTCAACGGTGTCGACGAATAAATCCTCAACTTTTGTACTACTATCAACTGCATATCCGGCTCACCGAACACGGATGATCAATAGAATATATTTTCAACTTTTGTATCTTTAATCGGCTTCAGTTTCGGGCTGAACGTTTTCCAAATACCCCGCCCAACGCAAGGCCCTAACGTTGTGCGTCATGCTATGACGACAGTGCCAAAATCAAACATTTGTGCATTGACAAACGAGTATAAACATAAAAGTAAACTGATAATAAAAGGATTTATCATCCAAAGTCGGACAAGCAGAGCACCGACACCAAAAAACAAAGTATGCAACAGGGCTGCTGAAAACTGATTAGAGTAAGCATCAAATTTAAATAAACTGAAAATGAAAGAATATTTATTGCTATTACGAGGCGGGAAGCCACAGTCAGAGAAAACGGAAACTGAAAATAATGCAGAACTACAAGCTTGGGGTGCCTATATGGGTGGACTTAGCCAAAAGGGTCAATTATCAAGTGGTTTACCTTTGGTGACAGGTGGAAAAACAGTTTCGGCAACTGCAGCAAACGATGAAACTTCTAAGAAAGAAATAAGTGGCTATTTAATTGTGAAAGCTGAAACGCTTGATGAAGCTGCTGAAATTGCAAAGGGGTGTCCTCACATAGCAAACGAAGGAAATATTGAAGTGCGAGAAATTGCACCAATGCCTGCAATGTAATTAGATTACACATAGTTAACAGAATTACTTAAAAATTCTGTAAGCTATTCTTTTTTGGCGAACGAGTGTGCTTTAATTTCGGCTAATTGTATATTGAGCTTTCACAAATAAGATTGAGATAAGAACCACTAATAATTTTACTGACAAGAAGCACGAACCCACAACAAAAGTATTGCTTCAAGTGGGGCTGACGGAAGAACAATCGGCTGTAGTTCGCTATCAGCAGTAATTTCGGCTGACGAACAAAGCCAAGCAAAAGTTCTTATCATCATCAACAAAACAAAACCAAGCTGCGGTTCCGGGCTGGACGTTATGAAATCCCCCTCCTGCAGCAATACTCAATCGTTGGCTGTTATATTGTACATCTTTAAACAAATTAGATAACTTTAATTAAATCGCCGCATATGAAAACCTTCATTACAATTTTTTTTGCTTGCACTTTATTTTTTTCTGTTTCTGCACAGTACCATTATCCACCAACAAAAACAGTGGACAGCAGCGACACATACTTTGGTGTAACGTATCATGACCCCTATCGCTGGCTTGAATACATTGAAAAACCGGAAGTAGAAACATGGTTTAAACAACAGGCAACATATACCGATTCAATTTTAAATACCTTGAATGGAAGAGACTCGCTTATTGCTGAGTGGAAAAGAATGGATAAGCTGCGCCCTGCAGTTGTAAATACATTCAGTTACGAAAACGGCAGATTATTTTATCGCAAAACATTGCCGGGAGAAAATGTTGGCAAAATTTATTACAGAGAAGGTATGAACGGCTCAGAACAATTATTGTTTGACCCCATTGTATATATACCGGGAAAAACGCTTTCCGTGCAAAGCATTACACCAAGTTATGATGGAAAAAAATTAGCGATTACTTATGCAGAACAAGGCGCCGAAGTATCGGTTTTAAAAATTTTAG
It includes:
- a CDS encoding antibiotic biosynthesis monooxygenase — its product is MYLLHGKLTAKPEHAHELANILLEASNRVSTAKGCKLYVIGKDQNDLNAAYVTEIWDTKDDHDNSLKVEGVKELIMKAMPIIDGQPTKGQELEILGGAGL
- a CDS encoding GNAT family N-acetyltransferase, giving the protein MKVIRVTKDDIAIVDFIVANLIDNTEERTSTNYLQQLLADDRSYLFAALLDKEVVGYALAYRFPSLYVSDYLAYLYDIEVLATYRRKGAGRLLMKTLLTHLKSDGVSELWLGTATDNVEGQALFTSTGGIK